From Butyricimonas paravirosa, one genomic window encodes:
- a CDS encoding SusC/RagA family TonB-linked outer membrane protein has protein sequence MKKISNVVGKRRFLFLLFLIFTTQISLNAYSQERKITFSLKNASLKEIISEIRKNSDYDFVYRDVNLESFARQDVAFKDATIEQILTDCLKGTDLGYEINGKTIIIRKKAVSQEEKKSKTITGKVSDEQGNVLPGVTIIIKGTTLGTATGADGEYKLEIPGDSEQVLIFSFVGMKTQEIAVGSKTQLDVKLVEDSETLDDVVVTGIFTKSKESYTGAVTAVSAKELKMYKGQNLLATLRNIDPSINVVMDNALGSNPNVIPEINIRGNSSLPMSVDELNQQASKQLNAPLVIMDGFEITLQKLMDFNDEEIESINILKDASATAIYGSRGANGVIVVTTKAPQAGKLKIYVQGGMNIEMPDLSSYDLLNARDKLELERIVGLYDDEDDVVNDRALKEKYGQLYSEVLKGVNTHWLSQPVQTGIGQKYNLRLEGGNESFRWGTNISYNSVIGAMKGSERNTFSGTVTLSYSVKNVLFKNQTSIDINKGKESKYGTFSDYAKMNPYYRIKDENGEYIKVYTIKGTKQYNPLYNAQLGVIDEDKYTLITNNFSIEWSINHDLRLRAQLGLQKKNSTSDNYLPADHTTFATATDSDSYFRKGKYTYGTGEDINIDANVTLSYSKIFHEKHQLYAGFDYSIAQKKNHFYTFIVEGFPDGKLDFIGNALQYEKNGVPKGTEELSRRVGFTGNVNYIYNNRYFMDLSFRVDGSSLFGTKNKFAPFWSAGIGWNVHNEKFMQNQNIVNNLRIRGSYGETGSQQFSSYQALSTFQSYTGKRYIIWNGSELMGLGNEKLKWQVTKQLNGGVEVGLFDGRLSASFDIYSKKTSNLLSQMDLPLANGFSSYVDNVGEVKNTGYEAMISGYLMRDTHRNIIWSMTAKLAYTKNEITKLSEAIKRQNELYKSKNVEINQLLYEGYAQNSIWAVPSMGIDPSTGYEIFLDKNGNITDKWNPSDKRYFGVDEPKYRGNISTYFAWKDLSVNLSFAYQWGGQQYNETLLNKVEVTNGEIDKNNVDSRVLKKRWQYIGDVKPYKGYGSVETKATSRFVMDDNVFQFQSASVEYRLHSDFLRDKWKVETISIGANMSDIFYISSIKRERGTSYPFARRLALTLSLMF, from the coding sequence ATGAAGAAAATTTCTAATGTCGTCGGGAAGAGGCGGTTTTTATTCCTCCTTTTCTTAATTTTCACAACCCAAATTAGTCTGAATGCGTATTCGCAGGAAAGAAAGATTACGTTTTCATTGAAAAATGCGTCTTTAAAAGAGATTATCAGTGAGATCCGTAAGAATTCTGATTATGATTTCGTTTATCGTGACGTGAATCTGGAATCATTTGCCCGGCAAGATGTTGCTTTTAAAGATGCAACGATTGAACAAATTTTAACGGATTGTCTTAAAGGGACTGATCTCGGTTACGAGATAAATGGTAAGACGATCATTATTCGTAAAAAGGCTGTAAGCCAAGAAGAAAAAAAATCGAAAACAATTACAGGTAAGGTTTCGGATGAGCAAGGAAACGTGTTGCCGGGAGTTACGATTATCATTAAAGGTACGACCTTGGGAACGGCAACTGGTGCTGACGGGGAGTATAAATTGGAAATACCCGGTGATAGTGAGCAAGTCTTGATCTTCTCTTTCGTCGGGATGAAGACTCAAGAAATTGCCGTCGGTTCGAAGACGCAACTAGACGTGAAGTTAGTCGAGGATTCGGAAACATTGGACGACGTGGTTGTAACCGGTATTTTCACGAAATCCAAGGAAAGTTACACGGGGGCTGTTACGGCCGTTTCTGCCAAAGAGTTGAAGATGTACAAAGGCCAAAATCTGTTAGCCACGTTGCGTAACATCGACCCTTCAATCAATGTAGTGATGGACAATGCTTTGGGAAGTAACCCGAACGTGATACCAGAGATTAATATCCGGGGTAATTCCTCTTTACCCATGAGCGTGGATGAATTAAATCAACAAGCATCCAAACAACTGAATGCTCCGTTAGTAATCATGGATGGATTCGAGATTACTTTGCAGAAATTAATGGATTTTAATGACGAGGAGATTGAAAGTATCAACATACTGAAAGATGCTTCTGCCACGGCAATTTATGGTTCTCGGGGTGCAAATGGTGTTATTGTTGTTACCACGAAGGCTCCTCAAGCCGGTAAATTGAAAATTTACGTGCAAGGAGGAATGAATATTGAAATGCCAGACCTTTCTTCATACGATTTATTGAATGCCCGTGACAAGTTGGAATTGGAGCGGATTGTCGGACTCTATGATGATGAAGATGATGTCGTTAACGATCGGGCGTTAAAGGAGAAATATGGTCAATTATATTCGGAGGTGTTGAAAGGTGTGAACACGCATTGGTTGAGCCAACCGGTACAGACCGGTATTGGTCAGAAATATAATTTGCGTCTAGAGGGTGGAAATGAGTCTTTTCGTTGGGGAACAAATATTTCTTATAATTCTGTTATAGGAGCGATGAAGGGATCCGAGAGAAATACTTTCAGTGGTACGGTAACTTTGTCATATTCCGTGAAGAATGTGCTCTTTAAGAATCAGACTAGTATTGATATAAACAAAGGAAAAGAAAGTAAATATGGAACATTCTCTGATTATGCCAAAATGAATCCGTATTACCGGATAAAAGATGAGAATGGAGAATATATCAAGGTGTACACGATAAAAGGGACAAAACAGTATAACCCGCTTTATAATGCCCAGTTGGGGGTAATCGACGAGGATAAATATACCTTGATCACGAATAATTTTTCTATTGAATGGAGCATTAATCATGATTTGCGTTTACGAGCTCAATTAGGCTTACAAAAGAAAAATAGTACTTCTGATAATTATTTACCTGCCGATCACACGACTTTTGCGACTGCTACAGATAGTGATAGTTATTTTCGCAAAGGAAAGTATACTTACGGAACGGGTGAGGATATTAATATCGATGCAAACGTGACGTTGAGTTATTCAAAGATATTTCATGAAAAACACCAGCTATATGCCGGATTCGATTACTCTATAGCCCAGAAGAAAAATCACTTCTACACGTTTATCGTGGAAGGATTTCCTGATGGTAAATTGGATTTCATTGGTAATGCTTTGCAGTATGAGAAAAATGGGGTACCGAAAGGTACGGAAGAGTTGTCTCGTCGGGTTGGTTTTACCGGGAATGTCAATTACATTTATAACAATCGTTATTTCATGGATTTATCATTCCGTGTGGATGGTTCATCGTTGTTCGGGACAAAAAATAAATTTGCCCCGTTCTGGAGTGCCGGTATCGGGTGGAACGTGCATAACGAGAAGTTCATGCAGAATCAGAATATCGTGAATAATCTTCGGATTAGAGGATCGTATGGAGAAACCGGATCTCAACAGTTTTCTTCCTACCAGGCGTTGTCAACCTTCCAGAGTTACACGGGAAAACGTTACATTATTTGGAACGGGTCTGAGTTGATGGGATTAGGAAATGAAAAGTTGAAATGGCAGGTTACCAAGCAATTAAATGGTGGTGTTGAAGTTGGACTTTTCGACGGACGCTTGTCGGCATCTTTCGATATTTATAGTAAAAAGACTTCTAATTTGTTGTCTCAAATGGATTTGCCTTTGGCGAACGGATTCAGTTCTTACGTGGATAACGTGGGAGAGGTGAAAAATACGGGCTACGAGGCCATGATTAGTGGATATTTAATGCGTGATACGCACCGGAATATCATCTGGTCTATGACAGCAAAATTAGCTTACACGAAGAATGAAATTACCAAGCTCTCAGAAGCGATCAAACGGCAGAATGAGCTTTATAAGTCAAAAAATGTAGAGATCAATCAGTTATTGTATGAAGGGTATGCACAGAATTCAATTTGGGCTGTTCCTTCCATGGGAATTGATCCGAGTACCGGATATGAAATTTTCTTGGATAAGAATGGGAATATCACGGATAAATGGAATCCATCCGACAAGCGTTATTTTGGAGTTGATGAGCCCAAATACAGGGGTAATATCAGTACTTACTTTGCTTGGAAGGATCTTTCTGTTAATCTGTCATTTGCTTATCAATGGGGAGGACAACAATATAACGAGACATTACTTAACAAGGTGGAAGTGACTAATGGCGAAATTGATAAGAATAATGTTGATAGTCGGGTGTTGAAAAAGAGATGGCAGTATATTGGAGACGTGAAACCTTACAAGGGATACGGTTCCGTGGAGACAAAAGCGACTTCCCGTTTCGTGATGGATGATAACGTGTTCCAATTCCAAAGTGCCAGTGTGGAGTATCGGTTACATTCAGATTTCCTGCGTGACAAGTGGAAAGTTGAGACAATCAGTATCGGGGCTAATATGTCGGATATATTCTATATTTCTTCTATCAAGCGTGAAAGAGGAACTTCTTATCCGTTTGCCCGCAGACTGGCTTTAACCCTTTCATTAATGTTTTAA
- a CDS encoding RagB/SusD family nutrient uptake outer membrane protein — MKRILLYITLFATLSLASCNDWLDVKPETQTDEKDMFESVSGFKNALTACYIKLNSKNLYGLSLTITDIEFMAQHWSYQESNYRGAEDLKAFKYENDYPKTLISAIYGEMYNTIAQANIILQNMPEHKEVITNEDMRAIVEAEALTIRAFCHMEILRLFGQMPQNSDKQVSLAYAKTVSTVMIPHYSYNDFTNLILADLDAAEALFKDHDPLFTYSFQELDNFFDTKNYNVELADEFMGFRRFRFNYYAVKAIRARLYMYMGKKTEAYTAAKEIIDAVDKNGKKVLELAGAGDISSSNFALPSECILALSNYEIESNTEKLFKSDQAEKIYLTEKQFNNDLFAGQSTAVNNRVQVWDRTPDNQGAIKPLLKKYNQPSSTTNTDMEVLATQKQVVPLIRLSEMYLIAIESAPTLKEANALYIPYMKARNVDASPLQQEQLMTEIIREYRREFFGEGQMFYTYKRLGIKNMLWKTDREVGEQDYIVPLPSTELNAN; from the coding sequence ATGAAAAGAATTTTACTATATATCACGTTATTCGCAACTTTATCACTAGCCTCTTGTAATGATTGGCTGGATGTAAAGCCGGAGACTCAAACCGATGAAAAAGATATGTTCGAGTCGGTTTCTGGGTTTAAAAATGCCTTGACTGCCTGCTATATTAAATTGAATTCCAAAAATTTATATGGGCTAAGTTTGACGATTACGGATATTGAATTTATGGCCCAACATTGGAGTTATCAGGAGAGTAATTATCGGGGGGCAGAGGATCTCAAGGCTTTCAAATATGAAAACGATTATCCGAAGACATTAATATCCGCAATTTACGGGGAGATGTATAATACAATTGCCCAAGCCAATATTATACTACAGAATATGCCCGAGCATAAGGAGGTGATCACGAACGAGGATATGCGGGCAATTGTAGAGGCAGAGGCATTAACGATTCGGGCATTTTGTCACATGGAAATATTACGTTTGTTTGGGCAAATGCCGCAAAATTCTGATAAACAGGTATCTTTGGCGTATGCTAAAACCGTGTCCACGGTGATGATTCCGCATTATTCATATAATGATTTCACGAATTTGATTCTTGCTGATTTAGATGCGGCTGAAGCTTTGTTTAAAGATCATGATCCGTTATTTACTTATTCTTTCCAAGAATTAGATAATTTCTTCGATACAAAAAATTATAATGTAGAGCTGGCGGACGAGTTTATGGGATTTAGACGTTTCCGTTTCAATTATTATGCTGTGAAAGCGATTCGGGCAAGGTTGTATATGTATATGGGGAAGAAAACAGAAGCATATACTGCAGCAAAAGAAATTATTGATGCCGTCGATAAGAATGGTAAGAAAGTTTTGGAATTGGCGGGAGCGGGAGATATTAGTAGTAGTAATTTTGCTTTGCCTTCAGAGTGTATTTTGGCTTTAAGTAATTACGAGATTGAAAGTAATACAGAGAAATTATTTAAATCAGATCAAGCTGAAAAAATATACCTTACAGAAAAACAGTTTAATAATGATTTGTTTGCCGGACAATCTACGGCCGTGAATAACCGAGTGCAAGTGTGGGATCGTACACCTGATAATCAAGGAGCTATAAAACCTTTGCTAAAAAAGTACAATCAACCGTCCTCAACCACGAACACGGATATGGAAGTGTTGGCCACGCAGAAACAGGTGGTTCCATTGATTCGTTTGTCCGAGATGTACTTGATTGCTATCGAATCTGCTCCCACGCTGAAAGAGGCTAATGCTCTTTATATTCCTTATATGAAAGCGAGAAACGTGGATGCGTCTCCTTTACAACAAGAACAGTTGATGACCGAGATAATCCGGGAATATCGTAGAGAATTCTTTGGAGAAGGACAAATGTTCTATACTTACAAACGTTTGGGAATAAAAAATATGTTATGGAAGACGGATCGGGAGGTTGGCGAACAGGATTATATTGTGCCATTACCAAGTACAGAACTGAACGCAAATTAA
- a CDS encoding DUF4843 domain-containing protein — protein MKKINKYILWLLPVFGLFACEDEMGVYNSPENRLNFIYEPFTMADTVIPRTFVYDVETRVFDTVWLEVETMGYVEDHERSFALEQVKKGEGEQAVVGKHYIAFDDPLVADYYKIPAGKNTVRFPIILKRDPSLKQQEVTLCVQIGHNENFIPGYEKYQKKIIRVADILMQPKYWDFYASYYFAGKYGKVKHQFMIDATADLGIKMNDDFFYSLVGNPNSVDMGMTDYWFYFFTRKLAAENEARAARGEEPLREAPEPGETEGALVRFTRYER, from the coding sequence ATGAAAAAGATAAATAAATATATACTATGGTTATTACCGGTTTTCGGATTATTCGCATGTGAAGATGAGATGGGGGTGTATAATTCACCGGAGAATCGTTTGAATTTTATATATGAGCCATTCACGATGGCCGATACCGTGATTCCTCGTACATTTGTTTACGATGTTGAAACCCGGGTATTCGATACCGTTTGGTTGGAAGTTGAAACGATGGGGTATGTCGAAGATCATGAACGTTCGTTTGCACTGGAACAAGTGAAGAAAGGAGAGGGAGAACAAGCCGTGGTAGGAAAGCATTATATTGCTTTTGATGATCCGCTTGTTGCCGATTATTATAAGATTCCAGCGGGAAAAAATACCGTACGTTTTCCGATAATATTAAAACGTGATCCTTCATTAAAACAACAGGAGGTGACATTATGTGTTCAGATCGGTCACAATGAAAACTTTATTCCCGGCTACGAAAAATATCAGAAGAAGATCATTCGGGTGGCAGATATATTGATGCAACCGAAATACTGGGATTTTTATGCATCGTATTATTTCGCTGGAAAATATGGTAAAGTGAAGCATCAGTTTATGATTGATGCCACGGCAGATTTAGGAATCAAGATGAACGATGACTTTTTCTATTCGTTAGTTGGCAATCCGAATAGTGTTGACATGGGAATGACGGATTATTGGTTCTATTTCTTCACTCGGAAATTGGCTGCTGAAAATGAGGCTAGAGCTGCCAGAGGTGAAGAACCTCTTCGAGAGGCACCGGAGCCCGGTGAAACGGAAGGAGCGTTAGTTAGATTTACCCGGTATGAAAGATAA
- a CDS encoding PKD-like family lipoprotein, with product MKKKIYNILSVCLFALLVSACYDDEGNYDYHEISTINTEGLEKSYTKTSYQDVLHLEPTVTATGGESDFEYLWTLNLTKGSGTTSNKIEIILDTIGTDRVLDFPVNIKQGFYDLTFRVTNKSNKLETYQVMSLSVVTKFSEGFYLLKDMGNSTDVDLHASDNSLVDNIFLKMDGEHMPDAPVSLGLDPGYCFVDETTAEYVITKALTVCTEKDVRISNIEDMSTIYTHSNMFLGGEAPEEKPYYVWRNAYGVGYISDKGAYFSTQASLWDLLGTGKFGFPAMVNDDEETKPNRNGVFASTCFYYLDELKGRFLFLDYNGSLHTYSDLDENNEEKPNKPNGITHHLKFFGKNYMDKKSTGYALFEDENTAGKHYIYQLVLGMDPSNPIEKVTEVATSSKLNGANLFAVNELTAKVMYFVNDNQLYMYDLVQNTEELLRPTDMATGEEITYISNRYWSGSDNADKNFDYLVFATHKDGKYKVYLYEILGGKPYGKPVRVLEGEGKVVKMHYVDPSMSMVSYSYFPSSF from the coding sequence ATGAAAAAGAAAATATACAATATATTATCAGTCTGTTTATTCGCGTTACTTGTTTCGGCATGTTATGACGACGAGGGAAACTATGACTATCATGAAATCAGTACGATTAATACTGAAGGATTGGAAAAGAGTTACACGAAAACGTCCTACCAGGATGTTCTTCATCTGGAACCAACCGTTACGGCAACGGGTGGGGAGAGTGATTTTGAATATTTATGGACGTTGAACCTGACGAAAGGGTCGGGTACGACTTCCAATAAAATAGAAATAATACTGGACACGATTGGAACTGATCGGGTGTTGGATTTTCCGGTAAATATTAAACAAGGGTTTTATGATTTGACCTTTCGGGTAACGAATAAGAGCAATAAGCTGGAAACGTATCAGGTGATGTCTTTGAGCGTGGTGACTAAATTTTCAGAAGGTTTCTACCTGTTGAAAGATATGGGAAATTCAACAGACGTGGATTTGCACGCTTCTGATAACAGTTTAGTGGATAATATTTTCTTGAAAATGGATGGGGAACATATGCCTGATGCGCCAGTTAGCTTAGGCTTAGATCCCGGATATTGTTTTGTTGATGAAACCACGGCAGAATACGTGATCACGAAGGCTTTAACTGTTTGCACGGAGAAGGATGTCCGGATTTCTAATATCGAGGATATGAGTACGATTTATACTCATAGTAACATGTTCCTTGGTGGTGAGGCTCCCGAAGAAAAGCCGTATTATGTGTGGCGAAATGCATACGGGGTCGGATATATTTCTGATAAAGGAGCATACTTTTCCACACAGGCATCCCTTTGGGATTTGTTAGGAACGGGAAAGTTCGGATTCCCCGCTATGGTAAATGATGACGAAGAAACAAAGCCTAATCGAAACGGTGTGTTCGCAAGTACTTGTTTTTATTATTTAGACGAATTGAAAGGACGCTTTTTGTTTTTGGACTATAATGGTAGTTTGCATACTTATAGTGATTTAGACGAGAATAATGAAGAAAAGCCAAATAAGCCTAACGGTATAACTCACCATCTGAAATTCTTTGGAAAGAATTACATGGATAAAAAGAGTACAGGGTATGCTTTGTTTGAAGATGAGAATACTGCAGGAAAACATTATATTTACCAGTTAGTGTTGGGAATGGATCCTTCTAACCCGATTGAAAAGGTAACAGAAGTTGCAACTTCGTCTAAATTGAACGGGGCGAATCTGTTTGCCGTGAATGAGTTGACAGCTAAAGTGATGTATTTTGTAAACGATAATCAATTGTATATGTATGATCTGGTACAGAATACGGAAGAGTTACTTCGACCGACGGATATGGCTACGGGAGAAGAGATTACTTATATTAGTAATCGTTACTGGTCGGGTTCTGATAATGCTGATAAAAACTTTGATTATTTGGTATTTGCTACTCATAAGGATGGAAAGTATAAAGTGTATTTATACGAGATTCTAGGAGGTAAGCCTTATGGAAAGCCGGTGCGCGTGCTGGAAGGAGAGGGGAAAGTGGTGAAGATGCATTATGTCGATCCGTCTATGTCTATGGTTAGTTATAGTTATTTTCCTAGTTCTTTTTAA
- a CDS encoding TlpA disulfide reductase family protein: MKIIDCIVLGVACLACTPSDYYTLQGTLPENSKATEVYLLSREGKGADTLAKSTVRGDRTFTLKGKAENRLLYLNMGNYGGRVYFYSEPGEYQLKKIGNNYLVETGQEGMQSRLNAHLEKIEKNSTERFDLQKRMAETRDEGDLESLGRENERLWKQGNDLLLDMVTDFSGTFVAAMLVQDNMWIISYDFKLFTRAVKAMGDGPDSEIRKEIMEKYEAAKQKQLTGKAPDFTLPDLKGENVKLSDYKGKYLLIDFWASWCKPCRMKIKELKKEYGRLQELGIEVIAISCDKKKEDWLKAVEEDQPMWKQLRVDQEINGSDTADDYKVEFLPTLYLISPDGMVLDTNPGMEEIEHVVKNNK; this comes from the coding sequence ATGAAAATTATAGATTGTATTGTATTGGGTGTGGCGTGCCTAGCATGTACACCTTCGGATTATTATACCCTTCAGGGTACCCTGCCCGAAAATAGTAAAGCCACTGAAGTTTATTTACTCTCGAGGGAAGGGAAAGGTGCTGATACTCTTGCAAAAAGTACGGTACGTGGGGATCGTACTTTTACATTAAAAGGTAAGGCGGAGAATCGTTTGCTTTATTTAAATATGGGAAACTATGGTGGAAGAGTTTATTTTTATTCAGAACCCGGAGAGTACCAGTTGAAAAAGATAGGTAATAATTATTTAGTCGAGACCGGGCAGGAAGGAATGCAATCCCGGTTAAACGCTCATCTCGAAAAGATCGAGAAGAACTCGACGGAAAGGTTCGATTTGCAAAAACGAATGGCAGAAACAAGGGATGAAGGGGATTTAGAGTCATTGGGACGAGAAAATGAACGATTATGGAAACAAGGGAACGATCTGCTATTGGATATGGTGACTGATTTCAGTGGTACTTTCGTGGCGGCCATGTTGGTACAGGATAATATGTGGATAATCAGTTATGATTTTAAATTATTCACACGAGCTGTAAAAGCAATGGGGGATGGACCTGATTCGGAAATAAGAAAGGAGATCATGGAAAAATATGAGGCGGCAAAACAAAAACAATTAACGGGTAAAGCCCCGGATTTTACTTTGCCGGATCTAAAGGGGGAAAACGTAAAATTGTCGGATTACAAGGGGAAATATTTATTGATTGACTTTTGGGCTTCTTGGTGTAAACCATGTCGCATGAAGATTAAGGAGTTGAAAAAAGAATATGGTCGTCTGCAAGAATTAGGGATTGAAGTGATTGCTATTTCCTGTGACAAGAAAAAGGAGGATTGGTTAAAAGCCGTGGAAGAGGATCAACCTATGTGGAAACAATTACGTGTTGATCAGGAGATAAACGGAAGTGATACAGCCGATGATTATAAGGTAGAATTTTTGCCTACTCTATACTTGATTTCTCCGGATGGGATGGTTTTGGATACCAATCCGGGAATGGAGGAAATTGAGCATGTTGTAAAAAATAATAAATGA